In Pseudodesulfovibrio sp. S3, the DNA window GGTCAGGCTCGGGTCGTCCGCGTAAAAAGTGTTGCCGCCGATGACCACGGCACCGACCCGTGCGCGCATTTCATGCACCCGGGCAAAGGATTCCGGGCAGGAAACCGGTTCGGGCTTACGCTGGCTGGAGGCGATTTTGCCGTCCAGGGTGGCGGCCATCTTGAGGATGTTGAACGGGGAGTGTGAACGCTGCCAGAGCAGGAAGTCGGCGACGAGGTCCAGGCATGGCTGTTCAAGCACGCCCACCTTTACCTTGATGCCATGTTCAAGGAGTTTTTCCACGCCTCCGGCGGCCACCGGGTTGGGATCGCGGGTGCCCACGACGACCCTGGCGATGCCTGCCTCAATGAGGGCGTCGGTGCAGGGCGGGGTTTTGCCGTGGTGATTGCACGGCTCCAGGGTGACGAACATGGTCAGCCCTTTGGGGTCCACGTCTTTCTTGCGGGCATCAGCCAGACACTTGCGCTCTGCGTGCAGCTGCCCATAGCGGGTGTGCCACCCCTCGGCCACGATCTGATCATCGCGCACCAGCACGGCGCCCACGCAGGGATTGGGGGCCGTGGCTCCCCGGCCTTGATAGGCCAGGTCCACGGCTCGGGCCATGAACAGCTCTTCGCTATTTGAAATCGTCTGTAAAGACATTAATCTCTCCGACTGTTGCGCACGTCTGCCCGGACAGCTCTTGGGACGGTTGTTTCCCGGCCTGTTTTATCTGGTCCATCTAGCATTTCTTGCCAGGAAAGGGAACGGGTGCTCAGCATCTCATGGGGTGTTTATGCCAGCCCATTTCCCATCTGTCTGTCTTTTTGTCCAGAAAGTACAGCCCGTTCCCGCCGCTTTCGGCTTCCGTTGACGGATGGCTGCCGGTGATTTCGTAATGATCGTCATGGATGACGGACATGGAGCCCGATCTCAGGAAGTGGTTCCTGAACGTCGTCAGGGTGGCCTGCTGTCTGCTGTCGGGTGCCCGGCCGGTGACGTGTTGGATATTCATGTCCTGCACGGATGCCGGGTCGCTGCATTCGGCTCTGTTCGCGCACAGGAACGGGAGAAGGCGGCAGGACCCCATGGCGCGAAGGCCAGGCCCGGTTGTGTGCCGGTCGCCACTCGGAAAAGGGAACGCGCCCATGGGTGCGCAAGGTCCCCGGCTAGGTAAAATCGCCTTCCATGAAAACATAGTTCACACCTGCTTCCGCAAGCATCTGCTCGGAAAGTTCGTCTGGATAGTTCTGGGCAAAATAGATGTTCTTCACCTCGCAGTTGATGAGCATCTTGGTGCACAGGATGCACGGTTTCGTGGTGCAGTATATGTCGCACCCCTTGAGGTCCAGGCTGTGAGTGGCGGCCTGGATGATAACATTTTGCTCGGCGTGCAGTCCTCTGCACAGCTCATGGCGTTCACCCGAGGGAATGCCGAGCTGGTCGCGGAGGCAACCAACCTCTTCGCAGTGGGCGATGCCCGACGGCACCCCGTTGTAGCCGGTTGCCAGGATGCGCTTGTCACCAACGGCGATGGCTCCCACGGCGCGGCGGGTGCAGGTGGAGCGCTGGGCCACCAGATGGGCGATGCGCATGAAATATTCGGGCCAGGGGAGTCGGTTGGACATGGAGGTTCCTCATGTGGTCAGGGGTAACGTCAGTTCGGTTCAACTAGCATTTCTTGATAGGAAAGTGAACGGGGGAGTCTCGGGGCCGAATGGCTGTACGCCCGGTCCATGGAGTTGTTTGCGGGAAGGAAATGGAGTCGTCCCGGACCGGGACGAGGGGTTATACGCCTCAACCTTTGCCTGATCCGCAACTTGACCCTTGGAGCGCATCCAGGTTCGGTCCGCCTTTCACCCGGGCGCGGCAGGCGCTCATGATTTTTTCTGTGTTTTCAGATCGGCAGGAGGGGCAGGGCACCGGTTCATCCTGTGAAAAGACAAGTTCCTCAAACTCATTGTCGCAGTTGAGGCAGATGTACTCGTATATGGGCATGTCGTATCCTCTGGAATTCATGGTATGGTCTTGCGAAAATAATGCGTCCGGTCCGGTCGTTGTCAAGGGCCGGGGCTTGCACACCGAATTGCATATGTGCAATATATGCATACGGTGTGTGCAGCCTGTGTGCATTATGCTGCACATATAAAGGTCTTGGCGACAAGTTGTATTTGTGAAAAATCTTATATTTCTGTTGGTTGTGGGTTTGGCACACTCCCTGCTTCATGTAAGTCAAAGAAGATAGGCAAACTCCTCTTCCCGTTTGCATGAACAATTTAATATTTGGAGGCAACACAATGTCCAAGAAAAACATCACAACTTCTGCTCTGGCAATCGCTCTTGTTCTGAGCATGGCCGCATTTGCCGTGGCCGGTCCCGGTTATGGCCGGGGATGCGGCGGTCCCGGTTACGGTCCCAACAGCGCGTATGTCCCGCTGACCCCTGAGCAGCAGGCTGCCGCAGATCAGATTGTTGAAAAGTACGATGCGCAGTTCGACGAATTGCGCGATCAGATGTGGACCAAGCATTCGGTCCTGCAGGCCATGATCAACGGCGGCAACGCTGATGAGAAGAAGATCGGCAAGCTGACATCCGACATCTCGGCCCTGCGCAATCAGATGTGGGACCTGCGCAATGCCATGTCCGCCGAATTGGTCAAGGCGGGTGTCCCTGCCGGAAGAGGCTTCGGTAATTGTCAGGGCTACGGAAGATTCTCCGGCGATGACGACGGCCCCGGTTACGGCAGAGGCATGGGCCAGGGCCGCGGATACGGCCATGGATATGGTCCCGGAATGATGAACTAGACGAGAAATGATTTTCCGTTAACCGGAAAACAGGATATTGCGGGACAGTCGGTCATGTGCGCCGGTTGTCCCGCAAGTTTCAACAGCGTAATCGTGTACGCCGGAGATACGACTGAGTGATGCTGAGGTCGTACAGTCACCCGAGGAGGATTCACTATGTTCCGAAAAATTATATCCCTGACCGCGCTCCTGTCTTTCATCGTCACGCTGATCACCAGCGTGATTCTCTACATTGTTCCCGAGGGCAGGGTGGCCTACTGGGCGGACTGGCATCTGTTGGGCATGACCAAGACGCAGTGGGGGGATACCCACACCACAGTCGGAACGTTGTTCCTCATTGCCTTGCTCCTGCACATTTGGCTCAACTGGAAGCCGCTCATGGCCTATATGAAGAACCGGGCCCGCGAGACTGTGGTCATGACCGCGCCCATGATCATCAGTTTCATTCTGACGTTCGTGGTGTTTGCCGGCACGCTGGCCGGGTTGCCGCCCATGCAGCAGTTGCTCGATCTGGGCGCACAGATCAAGGACGAGGCCACCGAGACCTACGGGAATCCGCCCTACGGCCATGCAGAAACCAGCCCACTCAAGAAATTTTGCGGATTCCTCGGACTGGACGTGGAAAAGGCCCTGGCTTCCCTCTATGCGGCCGGATACGACACGTCCATCAATGAGCAGACCCTGGTGCAGGACATTGCCCGCTCCAGAGGCGTCAGCCCGCAACATGTGTTCGACGCCATCCGTGCCGGGCAGGGCATTAATCCGTTTGAAATGATGCCCCCGCAACCTCCCGAAGGTACCGGCAAGCTGACGATCTCCTCTTTGTGCACGAGTTATGGACTGGATCAGGGCGCAGTCCTGAGCAAGCTCGAGGCCGCCGGCGTGGAAGCCACCCCCGAGAGCACGCTCAAGGACCTTTCCGACACGATCGGAGGCTCGCCCAAGGACCTCTATCTGCTCATCAGGGAACAGTAGCGGTACGCCATGGATGTCGTTCATCCGGACGGACGGGAAAAAGGCCCGCTGGTCGCCCTGGTCCTGGCACTCATCGTGCTGGGACTGGGGAGTCTCTATCTGACGTGGCAGTCCATTGCGCAGCAGCGCAGGATTGTCGAGGATCATATGATCATGACCGGCAATTCCATCCTGCGCGGCGTGGATAACAACATCCTTCGCATTGCCCGCACCGTGCATATGGGCAGCCAGTCGTCCGCACTTTTCCTGGCCATGACCGAAGAGCTGTTCACCGAGCTTGCCAAATCCGAGGACATCGAGTTCGTCACCCTGTTCGGCCTGGACGGGCAGCCCCTGGTCTCCTCGGTCAAGGAGGGCATCCATCCCATATTCAAACTGCCCGACCTGGTGACCAACGATATCGAACCGGGCCGGGCCTGGCACGTCATGGCCGAGGTGAACAAGACGAACGTGCTCATTTCGGGACTTCAGGTGCGGTCTGACATAGCGGCCCTGACCGGACTGGTCCCTCCGGGAGGGCTTAACGGTCATAGCCAAGGTCGCAATCAGGGCCAGGGCCGTGGATTGGGCCGGGGCATGGGGGCGGGCATGATGCATGAAAAAGACGACGCATCGCTTGTCTTTCTTGTGGTGGGTCTCAACGCGGAAAAACACATGCGCCAGTTCAGGCAGTATCGGCAGGCCGCCACCTACCAGACAGGATACGTGTTTCTGGCCGCTGTGGTGCTCTGGTCGCTGGCATTCGCCTATCTGCGGCGCAGAGGTGCCAGTCGGAAGCTGGTCCGCCTTGAGCGGTTCCAGAGCAAGCTTCTGGACAATATGCCCGACGGACTGGTCACCCTGGCCGAAAATGGGGAGGTCATGGCCGCCAATCATTCGGCCAAGAAATTCCTTGCCCCCGAGGGGGACGGGCCTGCGCCCGAGATCATCGGGGCCAACTGGCATGATATCGCCTTTGGCCGTCATGCGGGTGAGAACGGTTTGTCCGTGCCCTATGAGTGGGAGCAGTTCGACTATCAGGGCCGTCAGCTTGAGATTCTGTCCCTGCCATTTCAGGAACACGATGAAGACGCAGCCCCGGAATTGGGGCAGTTGTTGGTTCTTATCCGGGACCGTACCGAGATACGTTCCCTTGAAGAGGATTTGAACGAGGCCAAGCGGCTGGCCGCCATAGGCTCCCTGGCCGCGGGCGTGGCCCATGAGGTGCGCAATCCGTTGAGCGCTTTGCGCGGCTTTGCTCAACTGTTCGCCACCAAGCTCAAGGGGCAGGCCCCGCTGGATCAGTACGCCACGGCCATGGTCCAGGAAGCGGACCGACTCAATCGAGTGGTCACGGACCTGCTCTATCTGGCCCGGCCTCGCCAGCTCGATCCTTCGTATATCGATCTCGCCCTGGTGGGGGACTCGCTCAAGCAGCTCATGCGCTTTGATTTTGCGGACAAGCAGATCGAACCTGAGTTCGACTTCGGGCCGGACCCGGTCTTTGCCGACCCGGACGCCCTCAGGCAGGTGCTGCTCAACCTGATCTCCAACAGTCTCGATGCCATTCACGGGTGCACCGACTGCGACAAGCCCGGACATATCCACCTGACTTCTGTGCGGGACGGCGGCGGAATCTGGATCACCGTGGCCGACGACGGTCCGGGGATGAACCCGGATATTCGCGACGAGGTGTTCAAGCCGTTCGTCACGGGCAAGAAAACCGGCACGGGGTTGGGCCTGGCCATTGTTCAGAACATCATGCGCGCCCATAGGGGGCGGGTGATCATCGAGTCCGAGCAAGGATACGGGACGGAAATGAAACTGTTTTTCCCTGATGTCAATGAAGGCGACAAAGAAGGAACGCATCATGATTGAAGATCGTATTGCCCTCATCGTCGATGACGAACCCGGCCACAGGATGATGGTTCGGGCGGTGCTGGAAGAGGACAGGTGGACCGTCCTTGAGGCTGATTCCGGAGAGCGGGCATTGACGGTGCTGGCCGAGGAGGCCGAGTCGGGAACCTACCCGGACGTGGCCATGGTGGACATGAAGATGCCCGGCATGGACGGGATGCAGCTGCTCAAGGAATTGCAGATCCGCAGACCGAGTATGCCCGTGGTCCTGCTGACCGCGTTCGGCTCCGTGGGCAGTGCCGTGGACGCCATGAAGCGGGGGGCCTTCGACTACCTGACCAAGCCTGCGGACAACGACGAACTGACCGCCGTGCTCGGCAAGGCCTACGAATATCACAAGCTGTTGGACGAAAACGCCCGCCTCAGGGCCGAAGTCGGCAGTGAGCCGGATTTCATCGGCACCAGTCCGGGCATCGAGCGGGTCCGCGATCTCATAGGTCAGGCCGGGCCGTCCGAGGCCACGGTGCTCATCCTCGGGCCGAGCGGAACCGGCAAGGAGCTGGTGGCCGAAGGGCTGCACCGGGCGAGCAACCGGGCGGACAGGCCGCTCATCAAGGTCAACTGCGCGGCCCTGCCCGACGATCTGCTGGAGTCCGAACTTTTCGGCTACGAAAAGGGAGCGTTCACCGGCGCGGTCAAGGACAAACCCGGCCGGTTCCAGTTGGCGGACGGCGGCACGCTTTTCCTGGACGAAATCGGGGAAATGCCCGGCGCGCTTCAGGCCAAGCTGTTGCGAGTCCTTCAGGAAAAAACCATCGAACCCCTGGGATCGGTCAAGACCATCCAGGTGGACACCCGCATCATCGCGGCCACCAACCGCAATCTGAAAAGGGAAGTGGAGGCCGGAAGGTTCCGCGAAGACCTGTATTATCGGCTGGCGGTACTGGAGATCCGTATCCCGCCACTGAACGAACGCAAGGAAGACCTGCCCCTGTTGGTCAGTTTCCTGTTGCGCCGCCTGGGCAACAAGAACAGCAAGATCATCCGCACGGTGACCCCTGCCTTTCTCGACGCCCTGTCCGGGTACGACTGGCCCGGCAATGTCCGTGAATTGGAAAACGTGCTGGAGCGGGCCTTGATCCTGTCCCGTTCCGATGCGCTCGGTACGGACCTTTTGCCGCCCCAGATATCCGGTGCACGTGAGGACGGTATCATGATGGACATGGTGCACATCGTCCCGCCACAGTCCAGTCCGGCCAATCTGGAAGAGGCTGAGAAGCAGGCCATCATTCAGGCCCTGGAAGAGAACGGCAACCATCGCGAACGCACGGCGGACGCCCTTGGAATCAGCCGTCGCACGCTCCAGTACAAGCTCAAGAAATACGGATTGACCCGAAGATGAGTTCGATTCTTCAGGTTCCGGTTTCTATCAAGGGATTATCCGGTTCGGTGGCGTCGAAATGGGCTCCCAGAAGACTCTTTCTGGTTTGGTAGGACATGAAGTCCAGGATGTCCGTGCCCGGGGTGCTGATATAATCGAAGATGAAATCGATCAGCGTGCTTCGAAGCTGGCAGAGATCTGATTTGACTCCCTGACTCTGGCCCTTGTTTATGGCGGGCAGCGGGCAGTTGGCACCGCAGATCTGTCTGTAGGCACAGTCGCTGCACCCGGGGATATCCTTGACATTGCGCCGGGGAAAGATCCGGTTGTTTTCACTGTGCAGCATCTCCAGGAGATCTTCCTCAAAAATGTTGCCCAAGGTGATGTTCTGGTTGGATATTCCTCCTGAGCAAGGCCAAACCTGCCCGTTGGGACCTATGACGACCAGCAGGCTGCCCGCGCCGCAGGGGCTCATTTCGCAATAACTGGAAGATCGATTGGTCAGTATTGAAAGCGATAACGATTCCATGTGGTTTATGAATAGGGGATGGTGCGGATCGTTTCTTGTCGTGTCCAGCGCATACCCGACGCATGACAGATACGTCGAAATAACGTCCTCCATGGGGGCCATGTGTTCGGCGGCATCGTCCGTGTAGGGAGTGATCGGGTTGAGCGTCAGGCTGGATACGCCTATGGCGTGGAGCTTTTTGATCAACGTTGGGACCGTCTTGACATTGAATTTTGACAGGGTGACGAGAATGTTTGGTGAACAGCCGTTGGCGCACATGTGCCCAATGGATTGAATTACCCTGGAGTTGTCCAGTCCCTGTCTGACGGGACATTTGCCCGAGAGCGTATCGATCGAAAATCCCACATCAATCTGTCTGGAAATGAAAAAATCCAACTGGCGCTCATTCAGGATCGAGCCGTTGGTTTGCATGACGAATTTGAAATCCGCCCCATACTCGGTGATGATTTTTTTGATCATCTCGTAATGGAGTGTCGGCTCGCCGCCATGGAGATTGATGGCCGGGCGCTTCCCCGTGATTTTCGAGTAGCCGTCGATTTTTCCCAGTATGAATTTCACATCGGCATAGGCAAGCTGCGTGGGTTGCCGCTTGAGGCTGTTGGGGACATAGCAATATCGGCAATCGAGATTGCACTTGTGAGATATGTGCAATTCAACCAGATCAAGACGCCTGTTGGCCCTGTCTCGCTGTATGGCGTCCTTTCGCTCTCGTATTTGAGCCTCGGAAAATCGGAATCGGACTGCTTCGCTGTGCGAATCGGCAATGACCCAGGACAGGCTGTCCGGTTCAAGAACAAGAAATCCCTTTTTGAGTTTTTTGATATGCTTCATGGGGATACTTCCCCCCTCCGCATGGAGGGGGGCAGGAGTCAGATTTTTTTGATTTTGGTGTCCAGGATCGAAGACATCTGTTTGATGTCTTCGATGCCGACGGCGTCTTTCACCGTCCAATAGAATTGTTCCACCTGTTTCTTGATCTCATAGACTTCGGCATCGGTCTTTCCCTTTGCAACCGTGTCGATCAGATCCCCGATGTCCCTGAGCAATACGCTGTTCGCCGTGTGGTAATGCCCGTGACCGTGGGCAACCCGGAGTTGCCCCCCCTCGCTGACAAGTTTAAAACCAGTGACTGCCATGTTGACCTCCTTTCGGGTTGGTTTTTGGGGTGACCATACATCGCCTGTTGAGTTGTGTATAGGTTTTTTGTTATTTTGTGGACAGGCAATCACAAAAGACACTTCAGCCCCTGACAGGGGCGATTGTTCGAGTCGGCAGACGGATACAGGCGTACGGGGTCCTTTGACCCGAAGATGGCCGAGCTCAGCCCAGGGCCGAGGCCTTGATCTCGTCGATGCGCCGGAGGTAGTCCGTCCGGTAGAGGGGACCGTTGTCCGTGAACTGCTCGGCGGTCTTCCTGTGCGCGTCGCACCATTTCGCCAGCATTGGGTTCCTGGTGATGCGCCCGTAGTTCTTGATCATGTGCAGGGTGTTGTGGCAGACCGGCATGAGATGCCCGGTCCCGGCCAGCAGCGGGGTGTAATCCGTTTGCAGATCCATGAAGAACGCGCCCACGGCCTCGGCCCAGGGATAATTGCCGGTCGAGGCGAGCTTTTGCAGCATGGCGTCCTCATCCATCCGGCTCGGCTGCCATGGCCGGTTCCATTCTTCGGGTACGGTTTCGTCGGCGGCATAGGCGATTTCGCCTGTTTCCATGAACTTCGCTATCTTCCCGGCCAATTTCGGCCACATGGAACCGATGTGTTCCATGTCCCGGCTGGCATGCAACCCGGTAATGACCTCGTTCGTCTCTTCCAGCGTGATCTTGAGAAACGGGCAGTGCGTTTCGATGCGCTGTTCGGTTTCGGCCCAGATGCCTCCGAAAACGCGGTCCATATCCAGCACGTGGACCTTGTCCAACCCTCTCTGCCAGACCCGGTAATGGGCCGGAGCCTCCCGGCTCAGTTTGTTCCAGTCCTCAAGATAAGAGTATGGGTTGGGACCGAATGCGGGGAAGTGGGAGAGGCGCGAAACCACGACTATGGGCACGTCGGGGAACCGGTCCCTGACCAGTTCCAGGAATTGGCCGTACCGCTTCAGATAGGTTGTCGGGTTGGGTTGGATCATGCCGCATTCGGCATTGAGCCACGCCTCCAGTTCCGGCTTGTCCTGCCAGGCCGCCGGGTCCATGAAGAAGATATACCGGTCGCGGTTGTGGA includes these proteins:
- a CDS encoding ATP-binding protein; the protein is MDVVHPDGREKGPLVALVLALIVLGLGSLYLTWQSIAQQRRIVEDHMIMTGNSILRGVDNNILRIARTVHMGSQSSALFLAMTEELFTELAKSEDIEFVTLFGLDGQPLVSSVKEGIHPIFKLPDLVTNDIEPGRAWHVMAEVNKTNVLISGLQVRSDIAALTGLVPPGGLNGHSQGRNQGQGRGLGRGMGAGMMHEKDDASLVFLVVGLNAEKHMRQFRQYRQAATYQTGYVFLAAVVLWSLAFAYLRRRGASRKLVRLERFQSKLLDNMPDGLVTLAENGEVMAANHSAKKFLAPEGDGPAPEIIGANWHDIAFGRHAGENGLSVPYEWEQFDYQGRQLEILSLPFQEHDEDAAPELGQLLVLIRDRTEIRSLEEDLNEAKRLAAIGSLAAGVAHEVRNPLSALRGFAQLFATKLKGQAPLDQYATAMVQEADRLNRVVTDLLYLARPRQLDPSYIDLALVGDSLKQLMRFDFADKQIEPEFDFGPDPVFADPDALRQVLLNLISNSLDAIHGCTDCDKPGHIHLTSVRDGGGIWITVADDGPGMNPDIRDEVFKPFVTGKKTGTGLGLAIVQNIMRAHRGRVIIESEQGYGTEMKLFFPDVNEGDKEGTHHD
- a CDS encoding DUF4405 domain-containing protein — its product is MFRKIISLTALLSFIVTLITSVILYIVPEGRVAYWADWHLLGMTKTQWGDTHTTVGTLFLIALLLHIWLNWKPLMAYMKNRARETVVMTAPMIISFILTFVVFAGTLAGLPPMQQLLDLGAQIKDEATETYGNPPYGHAETSPLKKFCGFLGLDVEKALASLYAAGYDTSINEQTLVQDIARSRGVSPQHVFDAIRAGQGINPFEMMPPQPPEGTGKLTISSLCTSYGLDQGAVLSKLEAAGVEATPESTLKDLSDTIGGSPKDLYLLIREQ
- the ribD gene encoding bifunctional diaminohydroxyphosphoribosylaminopyrimidine deaminase/5-amino-6-(5-phosphoribosylamino)uracil reductase RibD, producing the protein MSLQTISNSEELFMARAVDLAYQGRGATAPNPCVGAVLVRDDQIVAEGWHTRYGQLHAERKCLADARKKDVDPKGLTMFVTLEPCNHHGKTPPCTDALIEAGIARVVVGTRDPNPVAAGGVEKLLEHGIKVKVGVLEQPCLDLVADFLLWQRSHSPFNILKMAATLDGKIASSQRKPEPVSCPESFARVHEMRARVGAVVIGGNTFYADDPSLTCRKKGLEADFVQPFGVVVTSKLPEDPPRFALLRDRPERAIFMTTATAARSKAADRLRQRGTSVWPLPGHSGGLSLSYGFERLRYDCDCHYTLCEGGGKFALALIEQKLADELVHIVTPRILGDDTAPAAYSGREHIPMSKALNFRILKTEACGTDVILTLRSK
- a CDS encoding SGNH/GDSL hydrolase family protein gives rise to the protein MLYFLGNCQMDFLSRAMAALGFDVAYRVLASPLTYASHPGQVPPGLNRLVRDMKLQDFFHDRLPENQYQMITPEDASPSLIVMNLFHENTPLFVHNRDRYIFFMDPAAWQDKPELEAWLNAECGMIQPNPTTYLKRYGQFLELVRDRFPDVPIVVVSRLSHFPAFGPNPYSYLEDWNKLSREAPAHYRVWQRGLDKVHVLDMDRVFGGIWAETEQRIETHCPFLKITLEETNEVITGLHASRDMEHIGSMWPKLAGKIAKFMETGEIAYAADETVPEEWNRPWQPSRMDEDAMLQKLASTGNYPWAEAVGAFFMDLQTDYTPLLAGTGHLMPVCHNTLHMIKNYGRITRNPMLAKWCDAHRKTAEQFTDNGPLYRTDYLRRIDEIKASALG
- a CDS encoding periplasmic heavy metal sensor; translation: MSKKNITTSALAIALVLSMAAFAVAGPGYGRGCGGPGYGPNSAYVPLTPEQQAAADQIVEKYDAQFDELRDQMWTKHSVLQAMINGGNADEKKIGKLTSDISALRNQMWDLRNAMSAELVKAGVPAGRGFGNCQGYGRFSGDDDGPGYGRGMGQGRGYGHGYGPGMMN
- a CDS encoding zinc ribbon domain-containing protein, coding for MCSIMHTGCTHRMHILHICNSVCKPRPLTTTGPDALFSQDHTMNSRGYDMPIYEYICLNCDNEFEELVFSQDEPVPCPSCRSENTEKIMSACRARVKGGPNLDALQGSSCGSGKG
- a CDS encoding cytidine/deoxycytidylate deaminase family protein — translated: MSNRLPWPEYFMRIAHLVAQRSTCTRRAVGAIAVGDKRILATGYNGVPSGIAHCEEVGCLRDQLGIPSGERHELCRGLHAEQNVIIQAATHSLDLKGCDIYCTTKPCILCTKMLINCEVKNIYFAQNYPDELSEQMLAEAGVNYVFMEGDFT
- a CDS encoding sigma-54 dependent transcriptional regulator yields the protein MIEDRIALIVDDEPGHRMMVRAVLEEDRWTVLEADSGERALTVLAEEAESGTYPDVAMVDMKMPGMDGMQLLKELQIRRPSMPVVLLTAFGSVGSAVDAMKRGAFDYLTKPADNDELTAVLGKAYEYHKLLDENARLRAEVGSEPDFIGTSPGIERVRDLIGQAGPSEATVLILGPSGTGKELVAEGLHRASNRADRPLIKVNCAALPDDLLESELFGYEKGAFTGAVKDKPGRFQLADGGTLFLDEIGEMPGALQAKLLRVLQEKTIEPLGSVKTIQVDTRIIAATNRNLKREVEAGRFREDLYYRLAVLEIRIPPLNERKEDLPLLVSFLLRRLGNKNSKIIRTVTPAFLDALSGYDWPGNVRELENVLERALILSRSDALGTDLLPPQISGAREDGIMMDMVHIVPPQSSPANLEEAEKQAIIQALEENGNHRERTADALGISRRTLQYKLKKYGLTRR
- a CDS encoding radical SAM protein; translated protein: MKHIKKLKKGFLVLEPDSLSWVIADSHSEAVRFRFSEAQIRERKDAIQRDRANRRLDLVELHISHKCNLDCRYCYVPNSLKRQPTQLAYADVKFILGKIDGYSKITGKRPAINLHGGEPTLHYEMIKKIITEYGADFKFVMQTNGSILNERQLDFFISRQIDVGFSIDTLSGKCPVRQGLDNSRVIQSIGHMCANGCSPNILVTLSKFNVKTVPTLIKKLHAIGVSSLTLNPITPYTDDAAEHMAPMEDVISTYLSCVGYALDTTRNDPHHPLFINHMESLSLSILTNRSSSYCEMSPCGAGSLLVVIGPNGQVWPCSGGISNQNITLGNIFEEDLLEMLHSENNRIFPRRNVKDIPGCSDCAYRQICGANCPLPAINKGQSQGVKSDLCQLRSTLIDFIFDYISTPGTDILDFMSYQTRKSLLGAHFDATEPDNPLIETGT